Below is a window of Planctomycetes bacterium MalM25 DNA.
GCTCGCCCAGGCGCTGGCCGAGCAGATGCTGCTCGAGGTGACCGTCCCGCACGAGGTGAAGATCGACAAGGAGGTGATCGCGATGGTCTCCGGGCCGATGGCCCAGATGTACCGCGTGATCCCGATCGCGTTCGACGGCTCGACCCTCTCGGTCGCCATGAGCGAACCGCAGAACCTGAGCGTGCAGGACGAGCTCCGCACCTTCCTGGGCCACACCATCCGTGTTCTGGTCGCCACCGAGGCGAGCATCAACGCGGCGCTCGAGCGTTACTACGGCGAGAACACCGACAGCGTCGAGTCGATCGTCGAATCGCTCGAGGACGACCAAGAGCTGGCCGCCGCCGCCGCCGCCCTGGAGGCCGAGGGGCCGATCGACCTGACCAGCGTCGAGGCGCTCGCCGACAGCGCGCCGGTCCGCAAGCTGCTGAACATGGTCCTCCTGATGGCGATCAAGGACCACGCGAGCGACCTCCACTTCGAGCCGTTCGAGGACGAGTTCCGCATCCGCATCAAGGCGGACGGCGTGCTGTACGAGATGGTCCCCCCGCCGCGCCACCTGGCGTTCGCGATCACGACCCGCATCAAGGTGATGGCGAACCTCGACATCGCCGAGCGCCGCCTGCCGCAGGACGGGCGCATCGAGCTGACCGTCGGCGGCCACCCGGTCGACCTGCGGGTCAGCGTGCTGCCGACCATGTTCGGCGAGTCGGTCGTGATGCGGGTGCTGGACCGGAGTGTCGTCAACCTCAGCCTGACGAACGTCGGGATGAACGAGGAGACGATGGAGAAGTTCCGCGGCACCATCGTCAAGCCGAACGGCATCTGCCTCGTCACGGGCCCCACCGGCTCGGGCAAGACCACCACGCTCTACTCGGCCCTGTCGGAGCTGAACACGATCGAGGACAAGCTGATCACCAGCGAGGACCCGGTCGAGTACGACATCGACGGCATCGTGCAGGTGCCCATCGACACGTCGATCGGCAACACGTTCGCCGCGATCCTGCGGGCCATCCTGCGGCAGGACCCGGACAAGGTGCTGGTCGGGGAGATCCGCGACCTGGAGACCGCCGAGATCGCCGTGCAGGCGTCGCTGACCGGTCACTTGGTCTTCAGCACGCTGCACACGAACGACGCCCCCAGCACGATCACACGCCTCAAGGACATGGGCGTGCCGACCTTCCTCATCACCGCCACGGTCGAGGCGATCCTCGCCCAGCGCTTGGTGAGGCGGATCTGCAAGAACTGCAAGGAGGAGTACACCCCGTCCAGCGACCTGCTGACCGACCTCGAGCTGACCGCCGAAGAGGTCAAGGGCAAGCGGTTCTACCGCGGCGGCGGCTGCGAGATCTGCAACAACACGGGCTACAAGGGCCGCGTTGGCCTCTTCGAGCTGATGATCATGACCAACCCGCTGCGGGACCTGATCATGGAGAACTGCCAGACCGAGGAGCTCCGCAACGCGGCCGCAAAGGAGGGGATGGTGACCCTCCGCGTTGCCGGCATGAACGCCATGTTCGAGGGGACGACGACCGCCGAAGAGGTGGTGCGAGAGACCGTGATGGAGGCCTAACGGCCGAGCTGGCTATCGGCTGCCGGCCATCGGCTGCCAGCCACGTAGGGGTACAAATCAAACTGCTGACCGCTGAAAGCCCTCTTGTTCAATTGAGAGGGTCGACAGCCGTTCCGAAGGAACACCACCATGCCGACGTTTCAATTCGAAGCGATGGACGCCACCGGCGCCGAGATCAAAGACGTGATCGAGGCTCCGACCGAGGAAGAGGCCCAGGCGACAATCCGCCAGATGGGCTACTTCGTCACGAAGATCAACGTCAAGAAGGTCCGCAAGAAGGCCGAGGCCTCCGGTCCGAAGAAGAAGAACCGCGGCCTGGTCATCGGCGGCGTCAAGGGCAAGGAGCTCACCACCTTCACGCGCCAGCTCTCCATCCTCCAAGACGCCGGCCTGCCGATCCTCCGCAGCCTGCGGATCCTCGCCGAGCAGGCGAAGCCGGGCCGCCTGAAGTACTCGCTCGAAGACACTTGCGACGAGATCGAGGGCGGCTCCACGCTCTCCGAGGCGATGAGCAAATCGCCCAAGTGCTTCGACCGCCTCTACGTGAACATGATCAAGGCGGGCGAGGCGGGCGGCGCCCTCGAGCTCATCCTCCAACGCCTCGCCGACTTCAAAGAGCGCGCCGAATCGCTCAAGCGGAAAGTCCAGGGCGCGATGATCTACCCGGTGGTCGTCGTCACGGTGGCGGTCGGCATCCTGACGTTCATCATGATCGCCATCGTGCCGGAGTTCGAGAAGATCTTCACCGAGTTCGGCCTCACGCTGCCCGCCGCCACGCTCTTCCTGGTCGGGCTCTCCAACTGGACGGTCAACTACTGGTACCTGATCCCCGGCATCCCGGTCAGCATCTGGTTGTTCATCAAGCTGCTCCGGAAGTTTAAACACGGCCGCATCGGCTGGGACCAATTCATCATCAAGGTGCCGATCTTCGGCCCCCTGATCGAGCAGAACATCCTCGCGCGGACCACGCGGACCCTCGGCACCCTGATCGCCTCGGGCGTGCCGATCCTCGAGGGCCTGACGATCACCCGCGACACGGCGGGCAACGCGGTCTTCGAGAACATGTTCCAGAAGATCAGCGAGGCGATCCGTGAGGGCGAAGCGATCGCCGCCCCGATGAAGGAGCACTCACGGCCGGGCTTCCACCCGGTGGCGCTCTTCTTCTGGTTCACCTCGATCCCGGTGATCGGCGGGTTGCTGTACATCCTCAAGATGAATCAGCGGGTCGTCGACGACCTGGTGGTCAACATGGTCGACGTCGGCGAAGAGACCGGCGAACTCGACACGATGCTTTACAAGATCGCCGACGTCTACGATGAGATGGTCGCCGTGCGGACCGAGGCGCTCACGAAGCTGCTCGAACCGCTGCTGGTCATCTTCCTGGGCGGCGCCGTCGGCTTCATCGTCGTGTCGCTGTTCATGCCGCTGGTCAAGCTGATCGAAGGCCTCACTTGAGGTCGCAGCGGGCAAGCTTGGAAGCGGGAAGGATTTAGGGGCTAGCTCATTACGGAAGGAACGAAGCGATGTCACATAAAAACATGAACCAAACAACGATCCACAACTCCCTCCCCCCCTCCCCTTTGGGGCCACGGACCGGCATGCGCACCCGCAACGCGTTCACCCTCGTCGAACTCCTGGTCGTGATCACGATCATCGCCCTGCTGGCCGGCCTGTTGCTGGCGGCGGTCGGACCGGCGGTGACGGCGGCCCGCCGCGCGGCGATCAACACGGAGATCGAGCAGATCCACGCCGCCCTCGAGGACGGCAAGAACAACTTCAGCAGCTACCCGCCCAACGCCCAGACCGACGGGCTCGCGGATTCCAATGTGCAGCACCTCAACAACCAACGGGTGCTCAGCAACTTTAAGCGGTACTTCAACAAGGCGTTCCCTTCCCACCGGGAACACGATGCCGTGATTGCCGGCTTGGTAGGACTCAACCCGGATGGATCCCAGCCGTCATCGATCACAACCGGCGGCACGGTGCTCCCCGGTGGCATGAACGCTGCCGAGGCGCTCGTCTTCTGGCTGGGTGGCTTCAGCGACGACCCAAAGTACCCGATTAGCGGCGCCGGAGGCCCTTCGTACTCGGTCGATCCTGCGGCCCTAAGCGGCGTCGATCCGAACCAAGCCGACCCGATCGACAACCGCTCCTGGACGCTGGGCGTGAAGATCGAGCAACTCGCCCCCCGCGACGAGCAGGGCTTCTACCCCGCCGGCTACTCGCGGTACATCACCTACCAGGACCCGCGCGTGCCGAACAACCCGGACAAGCTCCGTCGGCTCAACTTCTGGTACTACAAGGCGCCCAAGATCAACTCGCCGTACCTGTATTTCGATGTATCGCGCGGCTCAGGCGCCGAGGCTGCCAACGACCCGCCCGCCATCACCGGCGGGGTCACCTACGGCGGCCCCGACGCGGACGTGCTCGCGCAGCTCTCGTATGTCCACGCGATCAAGCAGTTGCAGGACAACGCGGCGGCGACGCTCCCCTTCCGCTTCGCGAACAACAACAAGTTCCAGATCCTCCAAGCGGGCACGGACGACGAATGGATCTCGACCCCCATGGTCAACCCGAACCCGCCGAGCACGACCAATCGCACCGCTCCCGATTTTCCGAACTGGCTGATCAGCGCGCAACCCTACCACGATCAGAGCAATACGGTGCCCCTCTTCCTCCACTACGCCGAGGGCCCGTGGACGCTTGAGCTGGCGGACACGCAGTCGAACTTCACCTCCGGCGCCACCCTGGAGGACGATCAACCATGACCATGCCCCCCCCGCGGGACGGTCGTGGCCAGCCGCGTCCGCCTTCCGCCTTCCGCCTTCCGCCTTCGGGCATGACGCTGATCGAGCTGATCGTGGCGATCACGATCGTCGCGATCCTCGGCGCGCTGCTGCTTGGCGTGGCGGCGACCGCCGGCGGCGTCGCGCGCGAGGCCCGCACCAACTCGATGATCACGCGCCTCCACACGCTGCTGATGGAGCGCTACGACGAGTACCGCACCCGCCGCGTCGAGCTGCGTCCCAACGCCGAGGCGCAGCTGCTGGTTGATACTGAAGCTCCCAACCAGTATTCCGACCTCGCCGGCGTGTACCTCGGTGGGCTTGCTCCTCAGCAGCGCAGCGCGGCGACACGACTGGCGGCACTCCGTGAGCTTATGAAGCTGGAGATGCCCGATCGCTGGAGCGATCTAATCGGGATGCCACTCTCCACAAACCCGGTCTGGATCGACCCTAAGCAGGCTGTGGATAAAGATAACCCTAATCGCATTAACCGCTTCACATCGGAAGCACCGGTCCTTTGGGGCTTGTACTTGCGGACCTACAACCGGATTGTCCCAGGACAACCGTCTGGATCAGACCCGCACATCAACACTGTAACCAATCAGCCCAATACACTCAGCGACATCCTCACCAACCAGGGGGCCGAGTGCCTCTACCTGGTGATTATGAACGCCACGGGTGACGGCGAGGCGCGGGGGCTCTTCAAGGAGACCGACACCGGCGACACCGACGGCGATGGCGCCCTGGAGTTCCTCGACGGCTGGGGCAACCCGATCGCGTACCTCCGCTGGGCGCCCGGCTTCGAGTCGGACGCGCAGCTCAGCGTGCCCGGCCTCCAGGACCTCTACGCCGACGCGGAGCGCGACGCACCCGGCAGCGGGCCCGCCACGGTCACCAACGCGATCCTCACGGACCACAGCCCGTACGACCTGTTCCGCATCGACAACCCGCAGACGAACGTGCCGGGGTTCGACGAATCGAACGACGCCCCCTCCGCCCGCGGCTGGCGCCTCGTCCCGCTGATCTACTCGCTCGGAGCGGACGAGGAGTCCGGCCTGGCGGACGGCCTGACCCGAACCACCGGCGGCGCCACGACCGCAGACTACTTCGTCCGCACCAATCCGTACGGCGTGACGGGCAGCAACCTACGGATCGGGACGGCGATCGACTTCGAGACGTCCGCCGACAACATCAACAACCACCAATCGGGATCGCTCGTCCGCACGCGCTGATAGCGGCAGCCCCCACGAGGCCAACCACCAAGCGACACGCGACCGCCCGGGCAAAAGGCGGACGCCGAGCCGTAAGGCGAACCGATGCGAGGAAACCGACTGATCGAAGACGCCCCACCGCCGCGCGGCATGACGCTGATCGAGCTGCTGGTGGTGATCGTGCTGCTGACGACGCTCGTCACGACCGCCATCCCGATCATCTCCCCGGCCGGGGAGGGGCGGAAGATCCGCGAAGCGAGCCGCAGCGTCAACGCTTACCTGCAGGGCGCTCAGGCCCGCGCCATCCAGACGGGACGCCCCTACGGCGTCGCCTTCCGCCGGCTGTCGGCCGACACGGACAAGCCGGAGGACAACGCGGTCTGCGCACAGCTGCGTTACGTCGAGGTCCCGCCCGCCTACTCGGGCGTCGACAGCGGGTCGATGGCGCGGCTCTGCGTGTGCGAAGCGAACGGCATCCGGCACCTCGGTCTGCAGCTGGTCCACCTCGACTCGGACGGCGCCCCGAACGGCGCCGGCCTGCCGCCCGGGTACGAGTTCGATCTGCTGCCGGACGGTTTCTTGCGTCCCTACGATCAAGTCGTTCTCGGGGGAGCCAACGGCTTCACGGTGGTGCTTCTGGAGAACGTCGAAGGGCAGGTGACCTACGACACGCTGCCGGTTTATCCCGGCGCCTCGCCTTACGCGGGCTACTTCAACACGGCGGTCACCGGCGGCGGCGCCGCGTCGACCAAGATCTTCCGAGTGCGTCTGCTCAACGACAGCTCGGAAGCGGCCCAGACCCCACAGCCTCTGCGGATGACCCACAACTGGAACGGCGCGGAGATCGCCGGGCCCGAGAGCATCCAGAACGCGGACCTGCCGCAATGGGACAACAGCACCACCCCGCGCTTCACAGCCAACTACCTCGCCACGGCCCCCGCCCCCTACAAGATCTACCGCCAACCGACCCTCGCCGGCGGCGAGCCCCTCGAGCTGCCCGCGGGCGTGGCGATCGACCTGCAGGGGAGCGTGTTCGCCAGCGGCAAGCGGGTCTACCCGCCCGAGTACGACTACAACGGCTCCGCGTTCCGGTTGCGCAACGACGATTTCATGGTCCTGTTCTCACCTGAGGGGCACATCCACCGCGTCCACAACCTGCACTCCAGGAATTCCCCGAGCGACCCGGTCGTGACCGACGTTCCGCAGCCGGTGAGCGGCTCCCTGGCGCTGCTGATCGGCCGCCGCGAGCTGATCCCCGCGACGCCCCAAGGCGTGACCGGGACGCCGACCTACGAGAACTACGCCGAGCCGGTCCCGATCAACGTGGCGGACTACAACGAGCTTCCCGAAACGGAAGCCGCCGAGGTCACCGACCAATACAATTGGCTGAACCTGGAGAGCCAGTGGGTCGTGATCGGCGGGACCTCGGGTTCGGTCACGTCGATCGGCAACAGCGCGGTCTACCCGTCCGAGGCCGACACGAACGGCGACGGGACCGTCACGCTGGGCGAACAGCTCGGCGCCGCCCTCGAGAACGCCCCACGCCGCAGCGTGTCGGGCGGTCGCTGACCCGGGGGATGGAACGATGAACGTGAGGGGCAGAGTCCACAACGATTCGCGAGACTTTATGAACGGCTATCCGGCCAATCCGAAACACCACGCCACTCGCCGCGCGGTGACGCTCGCCGAGGTGCTGATCGCCATGGGCATCCTGATGATCGGCCTGCTGGGAGTGGCCGCCATCTTCCCGGTGGGCGGTCATTACATGCAGACGGGTGACATCGCTGACCGCGGGGGCGCCATCGCCCAGGCGGCGCTCGACGACGCCATCGTCCGCGGCTACCTCGACCCGGAAAGCTGGGTCGTACACGACATTAATGACGTGAGCATCGACCTCAGCGACTCACCCGCCACTCTGGATAACAGCATCCAAAATGGCGCTTTCATGCAGCTGTCCGACGGCGACACCGGGACAAACAACAGCCGACTAGGCCTAAGGCAGGCCTCGGTTGGTCAAACCGGTGAGATGATGAACAGTTCGATGATGGGGTCAACCCTGCGTTCTGCCGCGTTCGGTGACGCCTTTGTGATCGACCCTATCGGACTGGCTGGTGCGTTGGACGACGATCAACTCGGATCGTACACCAACATCGTGGGCGACCCGGAGAGTTCGTTCCCCACGCGTCACTTCCCTGGCTTTATTGGGCCTTTCGAGTTCGCCAACTCACAGTGGAACCCTTGGCACTCCGTGGGAGCCTACTGGCCGGTACGCCGTGTTACGCCAGTACATTCTGCGGGCGTCCTGAACAGCCCCTCCTTCAAGCTCCAAGAACCCCTTGCCCGCGAGTTCTTCTCGGCGGCGGACGACTTGGCGCAGCACTTCCCGGTAAGCGGGGACGACCCGGTCCGCCAGCGTTGGCAGAACTGGACGCCGGGCACAGGCGACTATTTCGCCTCGTCACGGCAATCTCAAGGGGACTACTCGTGGATCATCAGCGTCGCGCCGAGTTCCTCGACGGCACGCGACGCGTTGGTGACACGTCCCGATGCCTACCCGGTGGAGGTGTCGGTCGTCGTGTTCCACAAGCGGACCGCGGCCCGGGGCCTGCAAGCGACCGCCGAGGCAGAACGCCTCGTCACGGCGCGGGTCGCCACCGCGGGCCCCAGCGGCGGGGAGCTGCTGCTCACCCGCCGACCGTCGGTGGCCGAAGGGGGGGTCGATCCCGAGCCGAGCCCCTTCGAGGACCTCCGCGCCGGCCAGTACGTGATGGTCGTCGGACCGCACCCGCTGAGCACCAACACCCGGCCGCAACTCGCGGTGCGGTGGTGCCGCGTCCTGAACATCGAAGACACCGGGCAGCCGACGCTGCCGGGGGGTCAGCCGACCCTCGACCGCGACAAGCAGATCCTCGTGGCGCTGCGTGGCCCCGATTGGCCGTGGCAGCAGGCGAACAACCTCGAGCTCGGCGGCAATCCCGGCGAGCCGCCACTCGGGACGCGTCTGTCCAACGACCTGCGGGTCGCGATCCTGCCGGGCGCGGTCGCGGTGCACACGAAAACGATGCGGCTGGAGTCCGGGTCCGAGTGGTCGATCGACTGACCGCGCCCGCACGCTCCGCTAGCTGAACCGATTCACCCGCCCACGCCGGGGCAAGGCGTGGGCCGTCGATGAGAGAGAGAAGAGCCATGTCAGGCGCCTTGCGACGTGACCGCCTCCGCCGCCGTCAGCTGCGCACCCAACGCGCCGCCGACCGCCGGGGCGTGCTGCTGCTGGTCGTGCTCAGCATGCTGGTGTTGTTCCTGCTGGTCGGCACGACCTTCCTGATCACCAGCGGCCAGTACCGCACCCAATCGAAGGTGGTCGAGAAGGCGAACCGCTCCACGTTCCAGCCCGCCGACCTGCTGGAGCGCGCGCTGATGCAGCTGGTGCGCGACACCAACAACCCCAGCTCCGTCATCCGCCACCACAGCCTGCTCCGCGACCTGTACGGCGTGGACGGCTTCGTGGGACGGATCACGATGAACAACGCGGCCGCAGGCTTTGGGGCCGTGGCCGGCGACGGCAATGTGGGACTCATCCGCGACCCGAACGGCACTCTTTTACCAACCCTGCCCCGCTACGCCGGGATCGACCCCCTCGTTCAGCCCGCTGATACCGAGGAGAGCCTCGGGCCGACGCGGGGCCAGGTCATCGAGTTCTATGTGGCGGACCTGCAACAGGTCGACCTGGGCGACGTGGACCGGCTTGGCGACCACAACGCGGTCGGGCTGGAGTTCGGCGCCGACGGGCTGCCGGTCGAGCACCAGATGTCCACGATCGACGGCTACTACGAGGGGTGCCTGCTGACGATGCTCGACGGCCCCTGCCGGGGCGACTCGGTGCGCGTGCTCGATTACGACTTCCTCTTCGCCCGCAACATCAACAACAACAGCGACAAGCGGGTGGTCGTCTCGCGGTGGCGCGTGATGGCGCCCCGACGGAACGACGGCAAGCCGCTCGCCGCGGCGCGGTTCGACTACGCGACCCCGCAGTACGGCCTCACCGACCTGGTCCAGAGCGACGTCCCCGCCAACTCGGCGCTCGGCCACCGCTTCATCGTCAACGGCCGCCCCTTCAACGGCGCCGGGGTCGGGCTCAACCCGCTCGCGATGTCGCACGACATCTCTAACGGCGCCCCCGCACCGCGGCTGTCGGCGCTCGAGTTCGTCGAGATGGGCGCGGGCAGCGCAACAGGATACGGGCTCGAAAGAGCCTTGATCCCCAATCCCGTGCAGTACTTCGAGCCGGCGAATGTGGCGCTCAATCCCTCGTTGGGGGTCGATCCCTGGAGCAAACCAGGCACCCCGGGAGGAGTCTACTTGGGAAGCGATTTCGTCCCATTAACCCGCGGTTATGTTGGGCCGGCTAGTCCAACCTACGACCCGACGCTGAACGCACCGCTCTACAGCGGGTTTGCCGGCTCCGGCGACACCGACGAGTCGTACGACGCGCCCGACACGCAAAACATGGCGCTCGCCTCGCAGGCGCTGGAACCGCGTCTGCGCGGTCGAGTGGTCGATTCGTCGGGCGCTTCCCTCGACCCGGACGCGTACTACTTAAGAAACAACAGCCCCACTAGCGAGCCTCCGCCCGCCTATCTCGACCTGGAGGGGGTGACGATCCCGTCGTACCACCGGCCAGCGCTAGCCAACTTCTGGTTCCACCGGCTGTGGAACAGCGAGTGGCTGCGTGGAGTGGTCAATAATGACAGCGACCGCGTCCGCGCGATCCTGGAGCCGTACGGCGCCAACGGGGCTCCTCAGCATGGCCTCGGCGCAGCCGACGCCGCCGTGATCGCCGGCATCAAGCGGAAGTTCCTCCTCCGGCCGCTGCGGGAGGACCACCCGGAGTTCGACGGCAGCAACCCGCTCTCGCGCTACACCACCAACACGCTCCGAAACGTGCTGAACAGCGGCACGCTCGTTAACGATCGGCAGACGCCTAGCGACCCGACCGACGACGAGATCACCTTCCCTTACTGGGAAGCGGTCGGGCCGTGGGACGTCGACAACGACGGCGACGGCGTGCCCGACAGCGTGTGGGTCGATCTCGGCCTGCCGGTCCAGCAGACCGAGGACGGCCGCTGGTACAAGCCGCTCGTGGCGATGCTCGTCGAGGACCTCGACGGACGCCTGAACCTCAACGCCCACGGCGGCGAAGAGCACCTGGCCGAGAACTTCCTCGACGCGTCCACGCAGAACGGGGCCACCCTGCAACAGAACCTGGCGCAGGATTACGCGGCGGGGGCCTCGCTGTTTTCGAGCGACCAGCTCCCCGAGGGCGCCGGCTGGGGCGTCGCGGAGACCTCCCTGCGTCCGGTCCTCTCGCCATCGCTGCCTCGCGACAACTACTTCAGCGCCTCGGCCGCGTTCCTGGGCGACGCCCAGTACGACGACTACGCCCGCCTGTTGCAGGGCCGGCCGGACCCGACCCTGGGGACCCCGGCGCGGACGGTCGCGGCGGCGCTGGGGGGCTCGGTCGAGTTCGGTCGCTACGGGACCGGCTTCGTCCAAGGCCTGACGGCGACTGATCAGAATGGCAACCCGCACGGGGTGCGGCTCACCACGCCGGGCCGCACCTTCGTGACCCTGCCGAATCCGATCCCGGGCACGCGTGACGAGCGGACCCCGCTCGAGATGTTCGGCTACCCATTCCACGAGGGCCTGCTCTTCGACCGCCCCAGCGGCTTCAGCTCGGCGGCCGACCTGCGAGGGCGTTACGGCGCTGGCCTCTCCGCCGCCGGCGCCCCGGTTGGCGAACCGATCTCGGCAGCCAACTTCTACGCGTTCGACGCCAGGACCGCGGGTACGCTGGACCCGGACGACACGATGACCTGGCGTGGCGATCCGAA
It encodes the following:
- the epsF_8 gene encoding Type II secretion system protein F; translated protein: MPTFQFEAMDATGAEIKDVIEAPTEEEAQATIRQMGYFVTKINVKKVRKKAEASGPKKKNRGLVIGGVKGKELTTFTRQLSILQDAGLPILRSLRILAEQAKPGRLKYSLEDTCDEIEGGSTLSEAMSKSPKCFDRLYVNMIKAGEAGGALELILQRLADFKERAESLKRKVQGAMIYPVVVVTVAVGILTFIMIAIVPEFEKIFTEFGLTLPAATLFLVGLSNWTVNYWYLIPGIPVSIWLFIKLLRKFKHGRIGWDQFIIKVPIFGPLIEQNILARTTRTLGTLIASGVPILEGLTITRDTAGNAVFENMFQKISEAIREGEAIAAPMKEHSRPGFHPVALFFWFTSIPVIGGLLYILKMNQRVVDDLVVNMVDVGEETGELDTMLYKIADVYDEMVAVRTEALTKLLEPLLVIFLGGAVGFIVVSLFMPLVKLIEGLT
- a CDS encoding Type II/IV secretion system protein produces the protein MAMRRLGQVLVDMGYIDDEQLDLLVDEQKQQPGLLIGRVAMDMGLIDDEKLAQALAEQMLLEVTVPHEVKIDKEVIAMVSGPMAQMYRVIPIAFDGSTLSVAMSEPQNLSVQDELRTFLGHTIRVLVATEASINAALERYYGENTDSVESIVESLEDDQELAAAAAALEAEGPIDLTSVEALADSAPVRKLLNMVLLMAIKDHASDLHFEPFEDEFRIRIKADGVLYEMVPPPRHLAFAITTRIKVMANLDIAERRLPQDGRIELTVGGHPVDLRVSVLPTMFGESVVMRVLDRSVVNLSLTNVGMNEETMEKFRGTIVKPNGICLVTGPTGSGKTTTLYSALSELNTIEDKLITSEDPVEYDIDGIVQVPIDTSIGNTFAAILRAILRQDPDKVLVGEIRDLETAEIAVQASLTGHLVFSTLHTNDAPSTITRLKDMGVPTFLITATVEAILAQRLVRRICKNCKEEYTPSSDLLTDLELTAEEVKGKRFYRGGGCEICNNTGYKGRVGLFELMIMTNPLRDLIMENCQTEELRNAAAKEGMVTLRVAGMNAMFEGTTTAEEVVRETVMEA